Within Agarivorans litoreus, the genomic segment AACCCGGCGACCAACACCTTCTCGAGGTTTTCAGTTTTCATCCAGCAGCGCTTCTGCTTCGTCGGAATACTGGCCTTAGTCGGCTCAGAGCGCAGCATGTTCAATGACATATGGCGCAGACAAGCTAGGTTTTCCGCTGCGTTCTTTTTAAATATCTGACAGGCGTCTTCCTGCAAACTGACATCGAGCACCCAGTGCATCGCTTCAATGGCCCAATGCTCGCGAACAGCAGTGGCAATTTGCGTCGCTGTCATCTCTTTAGAACTGATGTAGTAACGGTACTCAAGGCTGGTCGGTTTGCCTTTTTCGGTGCGATAGCTCTCAACCATAGCAATGGTATTCAGGCTGCACCAGTTACTGAAATCGCCTTCCAGCGCATCTGCTCTGAGTACGTGGCTGATTCGGGATTCTATCCGTCCCCGACCTGTTTCAGTCTGAAGCTCTTGTGCGTCAGGTGATTGCCCGCGCTGCTTACTGAATGCTGCCTGTACCGCTTTTGCCAGGTTGCTCTGATTGCCCTTTACCGCCAGCAGGTAGTGACCACCTTGCTTAACAATGGCTTTAGCGATCTTGGTCTGGCATGCCATGGCATCAATGGTGACCAGTGCGCCACGCAGCTCAAGCATCTTTATCAGTTCCGGGATTGCGAT encodes:
- a CDS encoding ISAs1 family transposase is translated as MHIKSFQEHFKPVEDPRQGAKVRHPLFDVLFGTLCAVISGAKGWHDIREYVLGHHDWFRDHGLFKLGVPVDDTFARIISSVEPEQFRESFLVWMKAVHELTEGNVVAIDGKTLRGSYNRDERSSAIHMVSAYASANKLVLGQLKTDSKSNEIIAIPELIKMLELRGALVTIDAMACQTKIAKAIVKQGGHYLLAVKGNQSNLAKAVQAAFSKQRGQSPDAQELQTETGRGRIESRISHVLRADALEGDFSNWCSLNTIAMVESYRTEKGKPTSLEYRYYISSKEMTATQIATAVREHWAIEAMHWVLDVSLQEDACQIFKKNAAENLACLRHMSLNMLRSEPTKASIPTKQKRCWMKTENLEKVLVAGFSAMADS